Proteins encoded in a region of the Gulosibacter sediminis genome:
- a CDS encoding DUF6264 family protein: MGQEGRNRHVGAHRRSHAAARFARQVAVHLAPPVTQPPSTGPRGNQPGPGGQFSPEELRRLRLRSDRIMGIGLFVLGIFGTIIHMSSVTEQSLVTQVALLYHQLDLGDYTRPADLGVVATTGVIAQLVNYAVWLYVAVRRWNAGKRAMWCAAVGAVIAVAITLAVVTAAMFSHPEIIDWFANGAPASSPTPTQ, from the coding sequence GTGGGGCAAGAAGGCCGAAACCGCCATGTCGGAGCGCATCGTCGAAGCCACGCAGCAGCTCGGTTCGCACGGCAAGTCGCAGTCCATCTAGCGCCACCCGTGACCCAACCCCCATCCACCGGGCCCCGCGGCAACCAGCCAGGGCCCGGTGGCCAGTTTTCACCCGAAGAACTGCGCCGCCTCCGGCTGCGCAGTGACCGCATCATGGGCATCGGCCTGTTCGTGCTCGGCATCTTCGGCACCATCATTCACATGTCGAGCGTCACCGAGCAATCGCTCGTGACGCAGGTCGCGCTGCTGTATCACCAGCTCGACCTCGGCGACTACACGCGACCAGCCGACCTCGGTGTCGTCGCCACGACCGGCGTGATCGCGCAGCTCGTGAACTACGCCGTCTGGCTCTACGTGGCCGTGCGTCGGTGGAACGCCGGCAAACGGGCGATGTGGTGCGCCGCCGTCGGCGCCGTCATCGCCGTCGCGATCACGCTCGCCGTCGTCACGGCGGCGATGTTCTCGCATCCCGAGATCATCGACTGGTTCGCGAATGGCGCGCCTGCGTCGAGCCCCACGCCGACACAATAA